GTTCGCCGGGGCCGTGCGCACCTACGCCGTGGAAGCGCTGATGCAGGACAACAAGTCCATCCAGGCCGGGACCTCGCATCACCTGGGGCAGAACTTCGCGCGTGCATTCGGCGTCCAGTACCAGACCGCCCAGGGCGGGCTCGACTACGTGTGGAACACGTCGTGGGGGGTCTCCACCCGCCTCATCGGCGGGCTGGTGATGACGCACGGCGACGACGTCGGCATCGTGTGCCCGCCGCGGCTCGCGCCGGTGCAGGTGGTGATCGTGCCGATCTACAAGTCCGACGCGGAGCGGAGCGCCGTGGGCGCGGTGGCCGACCAGGCAGCGGGCGCGCTGCGGTCGGCGGGCCTGCGGGTGGAGCTGGACGCGCGCGAGGGCATGAAGCCGGGAGCGAAGTACTACGAGTGGGAGGGCAGGGGCGTCCCGCTCCGCCTCGAGATCGGGCCGAAGGACGTGGCCAAGGGCCAGGTGTTCGCCGCACGCCGCACCGGCGGCAAGGCCCCCATCGCGCTGGCCGGCCTGGCGGACGCGGTGCGCGGCGCGCTGGACGAGATCCAGGCGGCCCTGTACGCCGCCGCGCGCGCGCGGCGCGAGGCCAGCACCCGCCGCAACGTGTCGAAGGACGAGCTGGTGGCGATGATGTCCGGTCCCGGAGGGTTCGCCTACGGCGGCTTCTGCGGGAGCGTCGCGTGCGAGACGGCCATCAAGGAGGCCACCAAGGCGACGGTGCGGGTGTTGCCCGACGAGGAATTCCGCTCGCCGGCGCCGCCGGCGAAGTGCGTGTGGTGCGGCGCGCCGTCGGTGGTGGAGGCGGTGTGGGCGAGGGCCTACTGACGGCGACCGCGGCGGCGACCCGAC
This region of Gemmatimonadales bacterium genomic DNA includes:
- the proS gene encoding proline--tRNA ligase, giving the protein MSQEQGITPRAQDFSAWYNDAVMRAELADYSPVRGCMVIRPNGYAIWELMQGALDAMFKETGHRNAYFPLFIPQSFLEKEAEHVEGFAPEVAVVTRAGGKELEEPLVVRPTSETIIYDSFAKWIHSYRDLPLLINQWANIVRWEMRTRLFLRTTEFLWQEGHTAHVDEADAEREARRMLGVYRRFAEDWMAMPVITGAKTDTEKFAGAVRTYAVEALMQDNKSIQAGTSHHLGQNFARAFGVQYQTAQGGLDYVWNTSWGVSTRLIGGLVMTHGDDVGIVCPPRLAPVQVVIVPIYKSDAERSAVGAVADQAAGALRSAGLRVELDAREGMKPGAKYYEWEGRGVPLRLEIGPKDVAKGQVFAARRTGGKAPIALAGLADAVRGALDEIQAALYAAARARREASTRRNVSKDELVAMMSGPGGFAYGGFCGSVACETAIKEATKATVRVLPDEEFRSPAPPAKCVWCGAPSVVEAVWARAY